One genomic segment of Pseudomonas fortuita includes these proteins:
- a CDS encoding MgtC/SapB family protein, which produces MDLIWQTIQAEFADIGDEREIVRILVRLVMAAVLGAVLGFEREHKGKSAGVRTHMLVSLGAALFVLAPSMAGADAQALSRVIQGIVAGIGFLGAGTILKGNGQDTSHVKGLTTAAGLWMTAAIGTAAGMGREATALVSTVLALLVLGTMPLLVEKVERQDEEKQKEEGRKH; this is translated from the coding sequence ATGGACCTGATCTGGCAAACAATCCAGGCCGAATTCGCCGACATTGGCGATGAGCGCGAGATCGTACGAATCCTCGTACGCCTGGTAATGGCTGCCGTACTCGGCGCAGTGCTGGGCTTCGAGCGCGAGCACAAGGGCAAGTCCGCCGGGGTGCGCACGCACATGCTGGTGTCGCTGGGGGCGGCGCTGTTCGTGCTGGCACCGAGCATGGCAGGTGCCGATGCGCAGGCGCTCAGCCGGGTGATTCAGGGCATCGTTGCCGGTATCGGCTTTCTGGGCGCGGGCACCATTCTCAAAGGCAATGGCCAGGACACCAGTCATGTGAAAGGCCTGACCACAGCCGCGGGGCTATGGATGACGGCGGCCATCGGTACGGCAGCCGGGATGGGACGCGAAGCCACGGCGCTGGTCAGCACGGTGCTGGCGCTGTTGGTGCTGGGCACGATGCCCTTGCTGGTGGAAAAGGTCGAAAGGCAAGACGAAGAAAAACAGAAGGAGGAGGGCAGGAAGCACTGA
- a CDS encoding GMC family oxidoreductase: MAIKHPPVDVVLVGLGWTGSIMGMEMTDAGLQVLALERGEMQDTPTTANYPNVIDELAYTVRGKLYQDLARETVTFRHNISGVAVPYRQHGSILLGTGVGGSGFHWNGLTWRAQASDLRLRSHYEERYGKHFIPQGMTIQDFGVSYEELEPYFARFEAVAGIAGKAGNLNGTVVKGGNRFEAPRSSEFPLPALKDVYGAQLFAKAARELGYEPFPIPAANASEPYTNPYGVRMGPCNFCGFCENYGCYMYSKGSPQTTILPVLLKRPNFKVKTQAQVIKVNLDSSGKLATGVTYIDAQGREVEQPAQLVILTAFQLHNVRLLLLSGIGKPYDPVSGDGVVGKNYAYQMNGGVSVMLPKGTQLNPFIGAGAGGQAIDDFNGDNFDHAPLGFLGGANIRHNRTGGRPIGQATTPKAAPKWGKGWKAATQDSYQRLMGINAQGSVMAYRDSYLSLDPTYRDAYGQPLLRITFDWHDNEFKMTQYTVDKAQRIAEVLGGSVENNAKKPGSHYDTRVYQSTHTTGGAIMGSDPASSVVNRFLQCWDVHNVFVTGASAFPQNFGYNPTGLVGALTYWAAHHIREHYLPNPGPMVQA; encoded by the coding sequence ATGGCGATCAAACATCCCCCGGTGGACGTGGTGCTGGTCGGCCTGGGCTGGACTGGCTCGATCATGGGCATGGAAATGACCGACGCGGGCCTGCAGGTACTGGCCCTTGAGCGCGGCGAGATGCAGGACACGCCCACCACGGCGAACTACCCCAACGTTATCGACGAACTGGCGTACACGGTGCGCGGCAAGCTTTACCAGGACCTGGCCCGCGAGACGGTCACGTTCCGGCACAACATCAGCGGTGTCGCGGTACCGTACCGCCAGCATGGATCGATCCTGCTCGGCACCGGTGTCGGTGGCTCGGGCTTTCACTGGAACGGCCTTACCTGGCGCGCCCAGGCGAGTGACCTGCGCCTGCGCAGCCATTACGAAGAGCGTTATGGCAAGCACTTCATCCCCCAGGGCATGACGATCCAGGACTTCGGCGTCAGCTACGAAGAGCTCGAGCCGTACTTTGCCCGTTTTGAAGCGGTTGCAGGGATCGCTGGCAAGGCCGGTAACCTCAACGGCACCGTGGTCAAGGGTGGCAACCGTTTTGAAGCACCACGCAGCAGCGAGTTTCCACTGCCAGCGCTGAAAGATGTGTATGGCGCGCAGTTGTTCGCCAAGGCCGCACGCGAACTGGGCTACGAGCCGTTCCCGATTCCTGCCGCCAACGCCTCCGAGCCTTACACCAACCCCTACGGTGTGCGCATGGGGCCGTGCAACTTCTGCGGGTTCTGCGAGAACTACGGGTGCTACATGTATTCCAAAGGCTCGCCGCAGACCACGATCCTGCCGGTGCTGCTCAAACGTCCGAATTTCAAGGTCAAAACCCAGGCGCAGGTGATCAAGGTCAACCTCGACAGCAGCGGCAAACTGGCCACTGGGGTGACCTACATCGATGCCCAGGGCCGCGAGGTCGAGCAACCCGCGCAACTGGTGATCCTCACGGCCTTCCAGCTGCACAACGTGCGCCTGTTGCTGCTGTCGGGGATCGGCAAGCCCTATGACCCGGTCAGCGGGGATGGGGTGGTGGGCAAGAACTATGCGTACCAGATGAATGGCGGTGTCAGCGTGATGCTGCCCAAGGGCACGCAACTCAATCCGTTCATTGGCGCCGGTGCCGGTGGCCAGGCCATCGACGACTTCAACGGTGACAACTTCGACCACGCGCCGCTGGGCTTCCTTGGCGGGGCGAACATTCGTCACAACCGCACCGGTGGGCGCCCCATCGGGCAGGCGACCACACCCAAGGCTGCGCCCAAGTGGGGCAAGGGCTGGAAAGCCGCGACCCAGGACAGTTATCAACGCCTGATGGGCATCAACGCTCAAGGTTCGGTCATGGCCTATCGCGACAGCTACCTGAGCCTGGACCCGACCTACCGCGATGCCTACGGCCAGCCGCTGCTGCGCATCACCTTCGACTGGCACGACAACGAGTTCAAGATGACCCAGTACACCGTGGACAAGGCGCAGCGTATCGCCGAGGTGCTCGGTGGCAGCGTCGAGAACAATGCCAAGAAGCCCGGCAGTCATTACGACACCCGGGTCTATCAGAGTACCCACACCACGGGTGGCGCGATAATGGGCAGCGACCCCGCCTCCAGTGTCGTCAACCGATTCCTGCAATGCTGGGACGTACATAACGTGTTCGTCACGGGCGCGTCGGCATTCCCGCAGAACTTCGGCTATAACCCGACCGGTCTGGTGGGGGCCTTGACCTATTGGGCCGCGCACCACATCCGTGAGCACTACCTGCCCAACCCCGGGCCGATGGTGCAAGCATGA
- a CDS encoding DUF4142 domain-containing protein, producing the protein MNTPLLKIAGVTLLMGLASLQVQAASSDDFVDAATEAGIAEVVTGNLAQEKSQSADIKQFAQQMVTDHTKANQELGDIARKLDISVPDEAALTDKVKKMILEWRDESFDRSYVNNQVDAHEKAVELFKKEAASSDKPELKAFASDKLPTLQHHLEQAKALQATHGK; encoded by the coding sequence ATGAACACACCATTGTTGAAAATCGCCGGCGTTACCCTGTTGATGGGCCTGGCTTCGCTGCAGGTACAGGCAGCGTCTTCGGACGATTTCGTCGATGCGGCCACTGAAGCCGGTATCGCCGAAGTGGTCACCGGCAACCTGGCGCAGGAAAAGAGCCAGAGCGCAGACATCAAGCAATTCGCCCAGCAAATGGTCACAGACCATACCAAAGCCAACCAGGAACTCGGTGACATCGCCCGCAAGCTGGACATCAGCGTGCCCGACGAAGCGGCGCTGACCGACAAGGTGAAGAAGATGATCCTCGAATGGCGCGACGAGTCGTTCGACCGGTCATACGTCAATAACCAGGTCGACGCGCACGAAAAGGCCGTGGAACTGTTCAAGAAAGAGGCCGCCTCCTCCGACAAGCCGGAGCTGAAGGCCTTCGCCAGCGACAAGCTGCCAACGCTGCAACACCATCTGGAACAGGCCAAGGCGCTGCAAGCCACTCACGGCAAGTAA
- a CDS encoding mechanosensitive ion channel family protein, with protein MNDRIIELFTDTTFFGISILNLLVALCVAVLTFVIARAVIGLLMRRVQRWSEHDGAMSQVLAKVLAGTSNSLLLLASLLVGLSMLDLPERWLGRVSSLWFVVAALQIGLWVNRAIALGLTRYFSRHSADGLYQGSALATLSAWGARVLLWSVVLLAMLSNLGVNVTAFVASLGVGGIAVALAVQNILGDLFASLSIAVDKPFEVGDFIVIGPLAGTVEHVGLKTTRIRSLGGEQIVMANASMISSTIQNYKRLQERRIVFEFGLSYDTPTDAVKQAPAIVEEAITAQQQVRFDRAHLRGFGKEALEFECVYIVRDPGYNLYMDIQQAINFHLLERFNRIGAKFAVPVRAIKVTALPQSLEQPQAL; from the coding sequence ATGAATGATCGAATCATCGAACTGTTCACCGACACCACATTCTTCGGCATTTCCATCCTCAACCTGCTGGTAGCGCTGTGCGTTGCTGTGCTGACGTTCGTGATTGCCAGAGCTGTCATCGGCCTGTTGATGCGCCGGGTGCAGCGCTGGTCCGAACATGACGGGGCAATGAGTCAGGTGCTGGCCAAGGTACTGGCCGGCACCAGCAACAGCCTGCTGCTGCTCGCTTCGCTGCTGGTCGGCTTGAGCATGCTGGACCTGCCCGAGCGCTGGCTGGGCCGGGTCAGTAGCTTGTGGTTCGTGGTCGCTGCCCTGCAGATCGGCCTCTGGGTCAATCGCGCCATCGCGCTGGGCCTCACCCGCTACTTCAGCCGGCACAGCGCCGACGGCCTATACCAAGGCAGTGCGCTGGCCACGCTTTCGGCCTGGGGCGCGCGCGTGCTGTTGTGGTCGGTGGTGTTGCTGGCCATGCTGTCCAATCTGGGCGTCAATGTCACCGCCTTCGTGGCCAGCCTGGGTGTGGGCGGCATTGCCGTCGCCCTGGCCGTGCAGAACATCCTGGGTGACCTGTTCGCCTCATTGTCGATCGCCGTCGACAAACCGTTCGAAGTCGGTGATTTCATCGTCATCGGTCCGCTGGCGGGCACGGTGGAGCACGTGGGGCTTAAGACCACACGCATCCGCAGCCTGGGTGGCGAGCAGATCGTCATGGCCAATGCCAGCATGATCAGCAGCACGATCCAGAACTACAAACGCTTGCAGGAGCGACGCATCGTGTTCGAGTTCGGCTTGTCGTACGACACGCCCACTGATGCGGTAAAACAGGCGCCCGCCATCGTCGAAGAGGCGATCACAGCCCAACAGCAGGTGCGTTTTGATCGCGCCCATTTGCGCGGCTTTGGCAAAGAGGCACTGGAGTTCGAATGCGTCTATATCGTGAGAGACCCTGGCTACAACCTCTACATGGATATTCAGCAGGCGATCAATTTCCACCTGCTCGAGCGCTTCAACAGGATCGGAGCCAAGTTTGCCGTACCGGTACGTGCCATCAAGGTGACCGCACTGCCACAATCCCTCGAGCAGCCCCAGGCCCTTTGA
- a CDS encoding gluconate 2-dehydrogenase subunit 3 family protein produces the protein MSDTPNARRRFLQGGLALIPLVTLASHGVPTAFGDTPRQPATPQLQPDDYRPRFFTDVEWAFVQAACERLIPTDELGPGAIACGIPGFIDRQMDTPYGHGALFYSQGPFITDQLPELGYQGRLAPRDILRLGIAGCDQWCRQTHGQPFAGLASLMQAQVLHLLEEGKVPLEALPSSQFFNQLLRNTREGYFADPVYGGNRDMAGWKMIGFPGARADFMDWIDHPGERYPLGPVSISGQRG, from the coding sequence ATGTCCGATACCCCCAATGCGCGCCGCCGCTTCCTGCAAGGCGGCCTGGCGCTAATCCCGCTGGTGACGCTAGCCAGCCACGGCGTTCCGACCGCTTTCGGCGATACACCTCGTCAGCCAGCCACCCCGCAACTGCAGCCGGACGACTATCGACCACGGTTCTTCACAGACGTTGAATGGGCATTCGTGCAGGCGGCCTGTGAACGACTGATCCCCACCGATGAACTTGGGCCAGGCGCCATCGCCTGTGGCATCCCCGGGTTCATCGATCGTCAGATGGACACGCCCTACGGCCACGGCGCGTTGTTCTACAGCCAAGGTCCGTTCATTACCGATCAGCTGCCGGAGCTCGGCTATCAAGGCCGCCTTGCGCCCCGGGACATTCTGCGGCTGGGCATTGCCGGCTGCGATCAGTGGTGCCGGCAAACCCACGGCCAACCTTTTGCCGGGCTCGCCAGCCTGATGCAGGCGCAGGTGTTGCACCTGCTGGAAGAGGGTAAGGTGCCGCTGGAAGCGTTGCCCAGTTCGCAGTTCTTCAATCAGCTGCTGCGCAACACCCGCGAAGGTTACTTCGCCGACCCTGTCTACGGCGGCAATCGTGATATGGCGGGGTGGAAGATGATCGGTTTCCCCGGTGCCCGTGCCGACTTCATGGACTGGATCGACCACCCCGGCGAGCGCTATCCGCTGGGGCCGGTGTCGATCAGTGGGCAAAGGGGGTAG
- a CDS encoding CheR family methyltransferase: protein MKSSSKPTPASPQNPALSPSHLDFPVVGIGASAGGLEAVQAFFQRVPENCGMAFVVVLHLSPDHQSQADRLIQRVTRMPVCQVSEPVPIERDHVYVISPANRLSTNDGYLRVSPARRSRGDHVAIDLFFRDLADVHKDHAFCVILSGSGSDGAVGLSRIKEQGGVTLVQSPDDAQYPDMPKAAIATGMVDLILPVTEIPGKLVELCRSAQKVKLPEIEDDSLPPPLGERSGDPAQCDPLLDDILARLHASTGHDFQHYKRATVLRRLERRLHVTAQTDLAGYRDYLERHPEESRALLADMLIGVTNFFRDRDAFEALQQQAMPGLANDDSEDPQREIRIWSAGCSSGEEAYSLAMMATEQLAMEQRSAKVQVFATDLDERAINVGRLGVYPDAIATDVPTARLRQFFIKENQNYRVRKDIREKVLFARHNLLSDPPFSQLDLVVCRNLLIYLDREVQREILRLFHFALRKGGYLFLGSSESADVAADLFIAVDKRHRIFRAREVEPARRPGRLQTPDTPAVRAKPKPLRKLSYAEIHHRALSRRTPPSLIVDADGNILHMSDGVGRFLRHAGGEVSPSLLNLVLTPLRPALRSTLLQAQNTGQPVSSGAVIITVDDQRVEVQVQVQPHQDEPSGSECLLVIFQVREADPHNPPAIQQTEGMVLSTLERELQRTRQQLQETIEQSDISSQELMASNEEMQAVNEELRLASEELETSKEELQSINEELLTVNYELKTKVDETDKINDYLSNLIASTQIATVFVDRNLHIRWFTPGATAIFSILPVDTGRSLLDITHRLEYPGLADDARAVIERETTIEREVIGQDQHWYLARLLPYRASEQNVDGTVLTFIDITKSRAAEERLRQGEERMRLVAESTHDFAIILLDEQGLIIDWNTGAALIFGYAKDEVIGQHYALIFTDQDREDGEPERELRAARLHGRGQDERWHVRKDGSRFYCSGEVSRLKGSSLRGYVKIARDLTGHKRLQDEQSKRLAESQSSSHMKDEFFAVMSHELKHPLNLIQLNADILRRIPSVTSTGMASKAVNVIREAVTSQARIIDDLLDVARIRTGKLKLKTQPVDLCAVLQGICSVACNEQRGRSVRLTLPADGEPVYVEADSTRVDQIIWNLLNNALKFSPADGEILLRLARQDEQARLEVIDQGIGLAKNSLEDIFELFNQAAPTGHGREGLGIGLSLVRQLVEAHGGAVSVESPGIGQGCTFIITLPLCAYAQQPQVQGEVLPSEGRLKGVRILLVDDSVDVLEVMEQLLLMEDADVDAYSDPKLALQSAADARYDVIISDIGMPGMDGHALIRALRGLEHLRYIPAIALTGYGASADQYKSRQSGFDRHLNKPVGYDDLIEAIERLNGSASV from the coding sequence ATGAAATCGTCCAGCAAACCCACGCCCGCCTCGCCGCAAAACCCTGCCCTAAGCCCCAGCCATCTGGACTTCCCAGTGGTGGGTATCGGTGCATCGGCCGGCGGCCTGGAGGCGGTCCAGGCGTTTTTTCAGCGCGTCCCCGAAAACTGCGGCATGGCGTTCGTTGTAGTGTTGCACTTGTCGCCGGACCACCAGAGCCAGGCAGACCGCTTGATCCAGCGCGTCACGCGAATGCCGGTGTGCCAGGTAAGCGAGCCGGTACCGATCGAGCGTGATCACGTCTATGTCATTTCGCCAGCCAACCGCCTGTCCACCAATGACGGCTACCTGCGGGTCAGCCCGGCCAGGCGCAGCCGCGGCGACCACGTCGCCATCGACCTGTTCTTTCGCGACCTTGCTGATGTGCACAAGGACCATGCGTTCTGCGTAATCCTTTCGGGCAGCGGCAGCGATGGCGCAGTGGGCCTATCGCGGATCAAGGAACAAGGTGGCGTGACGCTTGTGCAGTCGCCCGATGACGCCCAGTACCCTGACATGCCCAAGGCCGCCATCGCCACCGGCATGGTCGACCTGATCCTTCCGGTGACCGAGATTCCGGGCAAGCTGGTAGAACTGTGTCGCTCGGCTCAGAAGGTCAAACTGCCGGAAATCGAGGATGACAGCCTCCCGCCGCCGCTAGGCGAACGCTCAGGCGACCCAGCCCAATGCGACCCGCTCCTCGACGACATCCTCGCCCGGCTGCATGCCAGCACCGGCCACGACTTCCAGCACTACAAGCGCGCGACGGTGCTGCGCCGGCTTGAACGTCGCCTGCACGTCACCGCGCAGACCGACCTTGCCGGTTACCGCGACTACCTCGAGCGGCATCCTGAGGAGTCTCGCGCCCTGTTGGCGGACATGCTGATCGGGGTCACCAACTTCTTTCGCGACCGGGACGCCTTCGAAGCGTTGCAACAACAGGCGATGCCGGGGCTGGCCAACGATGACAGCGAGGATCCGCAGCGCGAAATACGCATCTGGTCGGCGGGGTGTTCATCCGGCGAGGAAGCCTATAGCCTGGCGATGATGGCAACCGAGCAATTGGCGATGGAGCAGCGCAGTGCCAAGGTGCAGGTGTTCGCCACCGACCTCGACGAGCGCGCGATCAATGTCGGCCGGCTGGGCGTTTACCCCGATGCCATCGCCACCGATGTTCCCACGGCCAGGCTGCGCCAGTTCTTCATCAAGGAAAATCAGAATTACCGCGTACGCAAGGACATTCGCGAAAAAGTGCTGTTCGCCCGGCACAACCTGTTGTCCGATCCACCGTTCTCTCAGTTGGACCTGGTGGTATGCCGTAACTTGCTCATCTACCTGGACCGGGAAGTGCAACGGGAAATCCTGCGGCTGTTCCACTTCGCCCTGCGTAAAGGAGGTTACCTGTTCCTGGGCAGTTCGGAATCAGCGGACGTGGCGGCCGACCTGTTTATTGCCGTGGACAAGCGCCATCGCATCTTCCGCGCCAGGGAAGTGGAACCGGCGCGCCGCCCGGGGCGGCTTCAGACGCCCGACACGCCAGCAGTACGCGCCAAACCCAAGCCCCTGCGCAAGCTGTCCTATGCTGAAATCCATCACCGGGCGTTGTCCAGGCGCACACCGCCCAGCCTGATCGTCGATGCTGACGGCAACATCTTGCACATGAGCGATGGTGTCGGCCGCTTCCTGCGCCACGCCGGTGGCGAAGTCAGCCCCAGCCTGCTCAACCTGGTACTCACGCCGCTGCGCCCTGCCCTGCGCAGTACCCTGTTGCAGGCTCAAAACACCGGCCAGCCGGTCAGCTCGGGCGCAGTGATCATCACCGTCGACGATCAGCGCGTCGAAGTCCAGGTACAGGTACAGCCCCACCAGGACGAACCCAGTGGCAGCGAATGCCTGCTGGTGATTTTCCAGGTTCGCGAAGCTGATCCCCACAACCCGCCTGCCATTCAGCAAACCGAAGGCATGGTGTTGAGCACCCTGGAGCGCGAACTGCAGCGTACCCGTCAGCAGTTGCAGGAAACCATCGAGCAGTCCGACATCTCCAGCCAGGAGCTGATGGCCTCGAACGAAGAAATGCAGGCGGTCAACGAAGAGTTGCGCCTGGCCAGCGAAGAGCTGGAAACCAGCAAGGAAGAGCTGCAATCCATCAACGAGGAATTGCTGACGGTCAACTACGAGCTCAAGACCAAGGTCGATGAAACCGACAAGATCAACGACTACCTGAGCAACCTGATCGCCTCCACCCAGATCGCCACCGTGTTTGTCGACCGCAACCTGCACATTCGCTGGTTCACCCCTGGGGCCACCGCCATTTTCAGCATACTGCCGGTCGACACCGGCCGCTCGCTGCTCGACATCACCCATCGCCTGGAATATCCAGGCCTGGCGGACGATGCGCGTGCGGTGATCGAGCGCGAAACCACGATCGAGCGTGAAGTGATCGGCCAGGACCAGCATTGGTACCTGGCGCGCCTGCTACCGTACCGGGCCAGCGAGCAGAATGTCGATGGCACCGTGCTGACGTTCATTGATATCACCAAAAGCCGCGCAGCCGAAGAACGCTTGCGCCAAGGTGAGGAGCGCATGCGCCTGGTCGCGGAGAGCACCCATGACTTCGCCATCATCCTGCTTGATGAACAGGGCCTGATAATCGATTGGAACACGGGCGCTGCGTTGATCTTCGGCTACGCCAAGGATGAAGTGATTGGCCAGCACTATGCGCTGATCTTCACCGATCAGGACCGCGAAGATGGCGAACCAGAACGTGAACTGCGTGCCGCGCGCCTGCATGGCCGCGGCCAGGACGAACGCTGGCATGTGCGCAAGGACGGCAGCCGCTTCTATTGCAGTGGCGAAGTGTCACGCCTCAAGGGCAGCAGCCTGCGCGGTTACGTGAAGATCGCCCGTGACCTGACCGGCCACAAGCGCCTGCAGGACGAACAAAGCAAGCGCCTGGCCGAGTCACAAAGCTCCAGCCACATGAAGGACGAGTTCTTCGCAGTGATGTCCCACGAGCTCAAGCACCCGTTGAACCTGATTCAGCTCAATGCCGATATCTTGCGACGTATACCATCGGTCACAAGTACCGGCATGGCGAGCAAAGCGGTCAACGTCATTCGCGAAGCGGTCACCAGCCAGGCGCGGATCATCGATGACTTGCTCGATGTAGCGCGCATCCGCACGGGCAAACTCAAACTGAAGACCCAGCCGGTCGATTTGTGCGCCGTGCTGCAGGGTATCTGCTCCGTAGCTTGCAATGAGCAGCGCGGCCGAAGTGTTCGGCTGACGCTGCCGGCCGATGGGGAACCGGTCTATGTGGAGGCCGACAGCACCCGTGTCGACCAGATCATCTGGAACCTGCTGAACAACGCACTGAAGTTCAGCCCTGCCGATGGCGAAATTCTGTTGAGACTTGCTCGGCAGGATGAGCAGGCGCGACTTGAAGTCATCGATCAGGGCATAGGCCTCGCCAAAAACTCCCTGGAAGATATTTTTGAGCTGTTCAACCAGGCTGCACCCACCGGCCATGGGCGAGAGGGGCTAGGTATTGGCCTTTCCCTGGTTCGTCAATTGGTAGAAGCCCATGGCGGAGCGGTCAGCGTAGAGTCTCCCGGAATAGGCCAGGGTTGTACGTTCATCATCACCCTGCCCTTGTGCGCGTACGCCCAGCAACCCCAGGTGCAAGGCGAAGTGCTGCCATCAGAAGGTCGGCTGAAAGGGGTTCGTATCCTGCTGGTGGATGACTCGGTCGATGTGCTGGAAGTGATGGAACAATTGCTGTTGATGGAAGATGCCGACGTCGATGCCTACAGCGACCCGAAACTGGCGCTGCAGTCGGCGGCAGATGCGCGTTACGACGTGATCATTTCCGACATCGGCATGCCTGGCATGGACGGCCATGCTCTGATCCGGGCGCTGCGCGGCCTGGAGCATCTGCGCTACATCCCGGCCATCGCGTTGACAGGCTATGGGGCCAGCGCCGACCAATACAAGTCTCGCCAGTCCGGGTTCGACCGTCACCTGAACAAGCCTGTGGGCTATGACGACCTGATCGAAGCGATCGAGCGCCTGAATGGATCAGCGTCGGTCTGA
- a CDS encoding cytochrome c, translating to MKYLASLLAYAGLLATPAHAGEDPLVAKGRYLARAGDCVACHTAKDGKPFAGGLPMATPIGVVYSTNITPDRQTGIGTYRFEDFDKAVRHGVAKAGYSLYPAMPYPSYARVSDEDMQALYAYFMHGVTPVTQATQAPNIPWPLSMRWPLHVWRNLFAPSVDTAAADTPMQDPVLARGAYLVEGLGHCGACHTPRAFSLQEKALGASEGEAFLAGGDAQEGWVGKNLRGDHRHGLGSWSEAELVDFFKTGRTDKAAVFGSMSEVVVHSLQYLTDEDRLAIARYLKQLPALDPDDRPHVADPATYQALHDGLTPTLGARLYADNCMACHRSDGKGYAQVFPALAANPVLNVDDPQSLIRMVLEGGTLPSTHAAPTSFSMPPLGWRLSDNEVAQVLNFVRGAWGNSGVPITASSVARIRDALSADALRVPGMQK from the coding sequence ATGAAATACCTCGCCTCATTGCTGGCCTATGCGGGTTTGTTGGCTACACCTGCGCACGCTGGCGAAGACCCCTTGGTTGCCAAGGGCCGTTATCTGGCACGAGCGGGGGACTGCGTCGCTTGCCACACTGCCAAGGATGGCAAGCCGTTTGCCGGCGGCCTGCCGATGGCAACGCCGATTGGCGTGGTGTACTCCACCAACATCACCCCGGACCGTCAAACCGGTATCGGGACATACCGTTTCGAGGACTTTGACAAGGCTGTTCGCCATGGCGTCGCCAAGGCCGGTTACAGCCTTTATCCGGCGATGCCTTATCCGTCGTATGCGCGGGTGTCCGATGAAGACATGCAGGCGCTGTACGCGTACTTCATGCACGGTGTCACGCCGGTGACCCAAGCTACTCAGGCCCCGAACATTCCCTGGCCGCTATCGATGCGTTGGCCACTGCATGTGTGGCGCAACCTGTTCGCACCAAGCGTCGACACGGCTGCTGCTGACACGCCGATGCAAGACCCTGTGCTTGCGCGGGGCGCGTACTTGGTAGAAGGGCTCGGCCATTGCGGCGCCTGCCATACGCCGCGTGCGTTCAGCCTGCAGGAAAAAGCGCTCGGCGCTAGCGAAGGCGAAGCATTTCTCGCAGGTGGTGACGCGCAGGAAGGGTGGGTCGGAAAAAACCTCAGGGGGGATCATCGACACGGCCTGGGAAGCTGGAGCGAGGCTGAGCTGGTCGACTTTTTCAAGACCGGGCGAACGGACAAAGCGGCAGTCTTCGGCAGTATGAGTGAAGTGGTGGTGCACAGCCTGCAGTATCTGACCGATGAAGACCGGTTGGCGATCGCCCGATACCTCAAGCAGTTGCCAGCGCTCGATCCGGACGATCGCCCTCACGTTGCGGACCCTGCCACCTATCAGGCACTGCATGACGGCCTGACTCCGACCCTGGGCGCAAGGCTCTACGCGGATAACTGCATGGCTTGCCACCGCAGTGACGGCAAGGGCTACGCGCAGGTCTTTCCTGCATTGGCCGCTAACCCTGTGCTGAATGTCGACGATCCGCAATCGTTGATTCGCATGGTGCTTGAAGGCGGGACATTGCCTTCGACCCACGCCGCACCGACGTCGTTCAGCATGCCGCCGCTGGGGTGGCGCCTGAGCGACAATGAGGTGGCCCAGGTGTTGAACTTTGTCCGAGGTGCCTGGGGCAACTCCGGAGTGCCGATCACTGCAAGCTCCGTTGCTCGAATACGCGACGCGTTGTCAGCTGACGCATTGCGAGTACCTGGAATGCAGAAATAG